The Syngnathus typhle isolate RoL2023-S1 ecotype Sweden linkage group LG1, RoL_Styp_1.0, whole genome shotgun sequence genome includes a window with the following:
- the LOC133163071 gene encoding piggyBac transposable element-derived protein 3-like yields MEVFDAIEDEDAVVDKIFIAPPVVSFESDEDTGEEDCGGTFNNLSGRQLSAPAVVVLADGRVIGDDDDGDTEEEEEPQQASSSKKRSQKDALDYNWTNSKTRLTKFPDARPLAVPTILVGKSAVQKLEFFLSDLYPHLLRETIKYAAVTDSNFQLTIGELKRVVGILLLSGYHQLPSRRHYWNTDEDLHCALVAGAMSRNRFEEIIRYIHCADNTRQNSNDRMTKLRPMMDILNARFGEAYPMDCNLDLDEAMIEYFGRHGCKQAIRNKPVRFGYKAWCLNSGTNGFLLHFDIYQGASGDASEVERKFGKGGGTLLRLLDNLPDAVRALPLRIYIDNYFTGLPLVAELRRRGYACTGTIRENRIPRSCPITDQKAMKRKPRGAVSVVYDTANKIALTRWKDNAVVTIASTLAAEHPLQKVSRWSRQEKKKVAVDQPFVVQLYNRSMGGTDRADQSIELYRINMRRKKWWWPILTWMLDAAVFNAWVLHRLDEHSGMSLLEFRREVARTLVAAPGATRARRSGRPRVCAVADDSRFDTMEHWPEVAAQGRKCALPTCKSRPSSACSKCRVAL; encoded by the coding sequence ATGGAGGTCTTCGATGCAATCGAAGATGAGGACGCAGTTGTGGATAAAATCTTTATTGCTCCACCCGTGGTCAGTTTCGAGTCTGACGAAGACACGGGCGAGGAAGACTGCGGAGGAACGTTCAATAATCTCTCGGGACGGCAGCTTAGCGCTCCCGCCGTGGTGGTCCTCGCCGACGGACGTGTGAttggagatgatgatgatggcgacactgaggaagaagaggagcccCAACAGGCCTCCTCCTCAAAGAAACGCTCGCAGAAAGATGCGTTGGACTACAATTGGACCAACAGTAAAACGCGCCTGACAAAATTCCCGGACGCCAGGCCTCTCGCCGTCCCCACAATTTTGGTTGGAAAGAGCGCAGTTCAGAAGCTGGAGTTCTTCCTTTCTGATTTATATCCTCACCTTCTTCGAGAGACCATCAAGTATGCGGCGGTGACTGACTCCAACTTCCAGCTCACCATCGGAGAATTGAAGCGCGTGGTGGGGATCTTGCTGCTGTCGGGTTACCACCAGCTCCCCAGTCGCCGACACTACTGGAACACAGATGAAGATCTCCATTGCGCCCTCGTCGCTGGGGCCATGTCACGCAACAGGTTCGAGGAGATCATCCGCTACATTCACTGTGCCGACAACACGCGCCAGAACAGCAACGACCGGATGACAAAGCTGCGTCCCATGATGGACATCCTCAACGCTCGGTTCGGGGAGGCGTATCCAATGGACTGCAATCTTGATCTGGACGAGGCAATGATTGAATATTTTGGAAGACATGGATGCAAGCAAGCAATCCGAAACAAGCCGGTGCGGTTCGGCTACAAGGCCTGGTGCCTGAACAGTGGGACCAACGGCTTCCTGCTCCACTTCGACATCTACCAGGGGGCGAGTGGAGATGCCTCTGAAGTGGAACGCAAGTTCGGCAAGGGCGGTGGCACGCTCCTTCGACTTCTGGACAACCTCCCCGATGCTGTGCGTGCACTTCCGCTGCGCATCTACATAGACAACTATTTCACCGGCCTCCCGCTAGTTGCAGAGCTGCGCAGGCGGGGCTACGCTTGCACGGGGACGATCCGAGAAAACCGCATCCCGCGCTCTTGCCCGATCACAGATCAGAAGGCTATGAAGAGGAAGCCTCGTGGTGCCGTGTCTGTCGTGTACGACACGGCAAACAAGATTGCGCTCACTCGGTGGAAGGATAACGCCGTGGTCACCATCGCCTCCACCCTCGCCGCTGAGCATCCTCTGCAGAAGGTGTCACGCTGGTCAaggcaggagaagaagaaggtggCAGTGGACCAGCCATTTGTTGTCCAGCTGTACAACCGCAGCATGGGCGGCACGGACCGCGCCGACCAGAGCATCGAGCTCTACCGCATCAACATGCGCCGGAAGAAGTGGTGGTGGCCGATATTAACTTGGATGCTGGACGCGGCCGTCTTCAACGCATGGGTGCTGCACCGGCTGGATGAGCACAGCGGGATGTCTCTGCTGGAGTTCCGACGCGAGGTGGCCCGAACTCTGGTTGCAGCACCAGGCGCCACTCGAGCTCGGAGATCGGGCAGACCGCGTGTGTGCGCAGTTGCCGATGACTCCCGCTTCGACACCATGGAGCACTGGCCGGAAGTGGCGGCGCAAGGCCGAAAGTGCGCACTGCCGACTTGCAAGTCGCGTCCGTCCAGTGCGTGCTCCAAGTGCCGCGTGGCACTGTGA